A region of the Haematobia irritans isolate KBUSLIRL chromosome 5, ASM5000362v1, whole genome shotgun sequence genome:
TGATGTTCCGTCTTATTTACAatcgaaatattaattttcgacaaaataaatTGTAGCAATTTGGTCATGGTGAGCACGACTGAGAACTAATGTTTGTCCCTGCATCCCTGTGCGCAGTGACTGTCCCTtgcttttttggtttgtttgtttatattttcgcacgaaaatttttttaattggacttTCGTTACGAAATTCCCGAATGCAAACATTTAAAATTGCttaatgcatagtttaggaaattgGAACCAACAATCTCTTTTGAAGCattcttgttatttttttagttttcagtATAATcccatcatttaaatgataaatgttaggttaggttatgtggcagcccgatgtatcaggctcacttagattattcagtacattgtgataccacagtggcgaactgtggtatcactgagtgctgcccgattccatggatCTGCTTTTTATAActgagtccgaaaggcgttccacattgcagtgaaatcacttagagaatcgttgaaacattcagaaatgtcaccagcattactaaggtggtataatccaccgctcaaaaactttttggagttcggtcgaagcaggaatcgaacccaagacattgtgtatgcaaggcgggcatgctactttgcaccactgtggctacCAATGATAAATATTTAGAAACAGACGTGTCAAATAGGAAGAACACAGTGGATGGGGCAGTACTTCGTAGCCTAATCTGAACATGGCTAGGCGAGAAGAGCAAGTATGGGTGCTAACATGGTGAGAAATCAAAATGTTCTTAGCCCTTTTCTCCTCAATACCATCCCATAAATTCGACACAGAGCAGTTCTTTGATGAGATAGGATCAATTATGAGGGATATAAAAGTGAGTACATTTTTTTCTTACCCAATTGTAGTGTAGTTCTACCCTCTCCAGGTAGTTCTTATTAATCACAGAAAATGGTAAGCTATCTTTCTTTCCCTGACAGTTTTCGCTTATGGAGTATGTTCGTGTATCTCCGGTTTTTGTTTGTGATTTCATGTTTCGTCAATTACTCAGAAACTCACTCAGATATGACTTAAACGTAGTTAAATCGTGCTCATAAATTATCATACGGTTTTGCTTGTTCAGCGGAGTGGAAAAATGGGCCAATGTTCTTGCTCAAAATTTCAAACCCACGGAATCTTTTTAAATGTCATGATTAAATTATTAGATTatacttttagtttattttttatataatttatagttgtatttaaatttactaCATCCACTTCTATTCAgattataaaaaactttgtaataCAAATGTATTTAGGCCATGTAGGCTTAGTATTACTGAATAAAAactgataaataaaaataaataaataaataaaataaaaatgtctactGCCTCATAAATTTCGCGCACCTTAAATCGTAGGTCGCCCTTCCTGGCAACGGGGCGATGCTTAACCAACTCCTACCTGTGAGCACGTTGAAACTATTTAAAACTagttttttaaaaagaaaatgttgaccccTATCTGCCGTTTGCAAGAATAAAGATAATATTAACAAAACACAattaattttctcaagaaagtGGTATGTACGCATGTTTTCTGTGTACACTAAACCAACAATATTGCAGggtttatgtaaataaaaaaacataacctaacctaacttacacATTCGGTCACTACCTGGGTCGATCTAACCTTGCATGTTCGTTCTCGTAAATATTTCCATCTATAATCATTTAGTGCAAGCGATTTGCAAAAGTaaacaaatttggcaatttTGCTCTCTTTTGAAGTCTTTGGGAATTAACGACTTCGAGTATGCAACCGAAGCTATTGTGTCTTGGCCTGTTttctatttattattaatatataacTTTGTAAATCACATcctgtaattataagatttaaaaaaaaactcggaAAAAGACACAATAAGAAGAAAAAACACGCCTATTGTAAAACCCAAGTCGGGTGCCATAAAAACAGCtgataaaaaattgccaaaataaatACCATGACGCCGTTAAAAACTGTAGCTTGACTACAATGTCTGTCATTATAAAGACTTCATAACACTTCTGCCTTATGTGAATTTAAATGACTTCGAACACATTTAAtcagtcaaaatttattccaacTCCTCCAGAGAAAGGTAGCTTTCCACTGGATCACGAGAGTCTTTGCAAGAAATACTATTTGCTATATATGCGATGCCTACGTCGCAGTGACGATCAAAGTTCAGAGTGTCGAAAGGAGGCTCAAGAATATCTTGGATGCCGTATGAAAAATCAACTTATGGAAGAGGTTGAATGGTCCAAATTGGGCTTTGAAGATACAAATACACGAAAAAAGCAGCAAGAGTCCCCGGGAATCTAACAGTtatgaaagaagaaaaaaatattctaatagcTTGCACTGGAAGTGTTGCTACCATCAAGTTACCTGTGCTGATAGAGAAACTACAAACACTTCAATCGGAATTCATTATTAATGTTAGTCACtagataaaaaataatataatggaATCTTTGGATACATTTTATTCAtgcttatttaatttttcatacagATTAAAATTATAGTTACCAATCACgccaaacattttatagatGCCTCATTATTGCCTAATGACATAGAATTATTGGATGATAATAGCGAGTGGCAGGCATGGACAAAACGCGGTGATCCTGTTCTACATATAGATTTGGGCAAGTGGGCTGACTTAATGGTCATAGCCCCATTGAGCGCTAActctttggcaaaaattgcaGCTGTAAGTAATGGTGGTTGGTGTAGAATGGACTAATGGACTGGAAGATGATTATATATTTAGTATGGTGAATTAAATATGAATACCATTAACCATAGAAAACCATGACTACCTCTGCTTCCATCCAAATGAAATTGCAGATTAGGTACGGGGATTGGCAGTTGTTACAGTCACACTAAGCCATCTTCATTCTGGTACTTATTTTTCTTATCTAAGATAAAAGACCTCCTTATTGCCAAGTCCTAACCCCTTGTAACTCTGTGGGAAACTACTTAAATGAGGTTTaaaaattcaccactgtggccTTCAAACTAAGTTTTTAAAGAGTCATCTtagacattttcaaattttataaccATTGGCccttcaaatttaaaaacaaatgtttacatttaattttaattcatctATGTTGTCTCATCacgtgtttttctttattagggACTTTGCGATAATATATTGCTGTGTGTTGTTAGAGCATGGGATTTTAACAAAAAGCTGCTTTTCTGTCCTGCCATGAACACACGCATGTACGATCACCCTGCTACTGCGGAACATATTACCAAATTGAAATCTTGGGGTTACCATGAAATACCAACAATATCTAAAACATTAATGTGTGGTGATACTGGAAATGGAGCCATGGCCGAGGTGGATACCATTGTTGATCATATACTAAGTAATTTACGCATGTAACttgtaaataaatttcataaaactaCACaaattgtcaacaatttaaAATAACTCTACATGCACTGTGTAAAATGTCTCTATTATTTGTATTTCATTTTATATGAGAATAGGAATATTCCTCATCTAGAATCCAATAATATGAGATGATGGAGGCAAATTATATGTTGTAAACTTcaagaaaattaaatgaaaagaaTAGAGGAAAGGAACTTCATTAATTCAATCTTCTGGTCTGCAGTTTTAACACTGAGggcaaaccaaaattttatttctacagaaaattttatttctatagaaaattttgccaattttttttatagaaaattttgtcaatttttttatagaaaattttgtcaattttttttatagaaaatgtcaaaattttatttctatagaaaattttgtcaaaattttatttctatagaaaattttgtcaaaattttatttctatagaaaattttgtcaaaattaaatttctatggaaattgttttatttctatagaaatttttgtgaaaattttatttctatagaaaattttgtcaaaattttatttctatagaaaattttgtccatttttttatagaaaattttgtcaatttttttatagaaaattttgtcaattttttttatagaaaatgtcaaaatattatttctatagaaaattttgttaaaattttatttatatagaaaattttgtcaaaattttatttctatagaaaattttgtcaacattttatttttatatgcaattttgacaaaattatatttcaatggaaattgttttatttctatagaaatttttgttagaattttatttctatagaatttttgtcaaaattttatttctatagaaaatattgtcaaaattttatttctatagaaaattttgtcaacattttatttgtatagaaaattttgtcaaaattctatttctatagaaaattttgtcaaaattttatttctatatgcaattttgtcaaaattatatatctatggaaattgttttatttctatagaattttttgtcaaaattttatttctatagagaattttgtcaaaattttatttctatagagaattttgtcaaaatttttttctatagagaattttgtccaaatttttttctatagaaaattttgtcaaaattttatttctatagaaaattttgtcaaaattttatttctatagaaaattttgtcaaaattttatttctatagaaaattttgtcaaacttttatttctatagaaaattttgtcaaaattttatttctaatgttgtcaaaatttcagctattttaaatattaaacgtGTGACTATAGATAGGCCGGGATAAGACTTAGTGGATCCTTACATATTACTACGTCATGCCTATATCCAATACAAAAGGAACacaaacatatatttaaatttttaatgtattttgtattttttattgttatttttaatcaatataACTATATATCTCTAAACATATGTACGTAGTGAATTATTAGTGTATGTAATGTGTATCTATATGTGTATCATagcatttatattttattatatattcttttattaataatacaacgagttttcttatttttctttcgttttttttcaattgagaACTTAATATCTAAATTAccaaaaaaagtaatttaaGAATAATGAAAGTATTCAAAATTACGATTATAACGATTTGTCGACAATATAAGTAAACCTTATAGATAAAtgtgaatgaaataaaaaattatatacaatagACACGAGACATTTATcattataaatatatgtatatgctgctgctgctaaacaaaataataataaaattttgaaaacgcaTAGAAAAATTCGAGTTTCTATCAACAATCATCCTACTTACTCACTTAGCATTATCTGGAGATTTATTCCTTTGTTACTTTAATGAGATGTGTGTTGAGTTTTTCGAAAgtgggtgtgtgtgtatagTAATATAACCAATATAAACATTTCTTATGGAATAAATGACGTATGGGATTTATATATATGCTATGTCACAATATGAATTTATATCTAATAAACAAACGGTGTCTGATttctgaaataaacttttatatttttcgTGTATTTCAGTGTGTAATAAAAGTATTTTCCTTTTGTTTATGTATTTAtaatgaaaatcttaaaaaatagtTTCAGAAATTATGCCTTAAAAAAGAAGATctgtgaatattattttttcatcGTTATTAGTAGGTTTTATAAAATAGAAAACGAAAAGTTGCACATACtgcctattttatttatttatttttttattttattttattatttttttaatgtttttttgtaGTATTATTTTCCATCAATTGTAATTGCCTTGGTGAATTTGCATAAATATTTACGAGGAGTGGGTAttat
Encoded here:
- the Ppcdc gene encoding phosphopantothenoylcysteine decarboxylase, giving the protein MKEEKNILIACTGSVATIKLPVLIEKLQTLQSEFIINIKIIVTNHAKHFIDASLLPNDIELLDDNSEWQAWTKRGDPVLHIDLGKWADLMVIAPLSANSLAKIAAGLCDNILLCVVRAWDFNKKLLFCPAMNTRMYDHPATAEHITKLKSWGYHEIPTISKTLMCGDTGNGAMAEVDTIVDHILSNLRM
- the LOC142240218 gene encoding cytochrome c oxidase assembly protein COX19 gives rise to the protein MTSNTFNQSKFIPTPPEKGSFPLDHESLCKKYYLLYMRCLRRSDDQSSECRKEAQEYLGCRMKNQLMEEVEWSKLGFEDTNTRKKQQESPGI